A section of the Humulus lupulus chromosome 2, drHumLupu1.1, whole genome shotgun sequence genome encodes:
- the LOC133817466 gene encoding putative disease resistance protein RGA1: protein MADRNLVPVAHRILQLLRSSDLKEIGVVGELSNLKENILAVNPLLCEFQQDDREEFKRLLGKLEGAFHRTENLLEEMLTVVRSRRVMSAAEKVLTFFSFSSPLYVSYKLCYKIDEVKKTVDQMLLKIKEQKDGTFTVASKEEEEVIGRDNDKTEIMKLILHQPAKIDTEEENVRVILVVGAKGMGKTTLARNVYNDDKIQQTFDLRLWAFTGDDCNTTKIVMGLLNSAGVGEPANCYPEMDRLQKELRKAIDGKRCFIVMDDMVDDSHPFWHSLKDLLMGCAKGTCVLLTTCSEKVANITRTGSLQSYHLDRLTEEDSWVLLKRRALISESHPNAPEFEQIGRDIAAKCDGVPLFICVISSILRLKVDLYHWQAFNDVEKINAELKKLVFLSVENGEETGVANGPCKQTHSFVPQEMFIGRDDDKKEIMVKLLDGYPYLVVIPIVGMEGLGKTTLAKHIFDDDKVQCHFDLKIWVLVSDILDKKVIVEKIILSITGNDPKDLDLVIDQLVILLHLQIQQKRYLLVLDDYLIENESEWQDLRDLLSVGANGSRIIITTRSKEAANNTGGNQKYALKKLDEDNSWLLFQKVAFVREEHSTDPHIMKIGKEIVKICWGIPLIIRTIGSILFSKNPETEWQSFHEKELSKKLDEGVSDVSAALQLSYGHLPYTLQDCLSYCALFPKDYEIDVESLITLWMSQGFIQPEEKQHPEDIGYDYFIDLLRRSFFQETKKDELDKITKCKMLNAMHDFVRKAHPNACATIRCATIRLKDDEFGDSLRHLSFDFHLYSSWQIPIPENRSKMVRSFILPNQHRWTVEGRSRESVCDKILKLEMLRALDLHNIGIEVLPNSIGELKFLRYLDLSQNVNIRALPNSISRLQNLQTLKLNHCSNLQKLSRGITKLANLRKLECESCYCLTQMPRGLRRLSELRTLSEFVLNKGTTSVSKQSGKLDELSGLDYLRGKLTIRNLSFREEDKTAEAKLDKKEHLTSLILIWNVVDPINQAYCEETLEDLKPHPSLRELSLSAYGGIKFSSWLPLCKSLVKLSLSRCNSCQCLPPVSHLPNLEVLVVDELMKLEYILEETLMTNESTTSFSSLKELRLTNLPELKSWRKEAEEEETTFTCLSKLVVEDCPKLTSMPLFPCLEELLVLKNTSWEPFKRTLAAKEEKVIPRTSEFEAPSSPSTSFIDPPLSKLKTLQIIHMSKCERNMWEFLRSLRSLTFDHIDDIKALLKGLKQVTTLQQLCIWHCHGLMKIPKWISNGTSLKKISIKVCPNLTIGPDKLSLIASSKVEIEHCPQVSHIESILKICTSPQDSLKSSVGCYRTD, encoded by the exons ATGGCTGATCGAAACCTGGTGCCCGTTGCACATAGGATCCTTCAGTTGTTGCGATCTTCAGATTTGAAGGAGATTGGTGTTGTCGGTGAGTTGTCGAATCTTAAAGAGAATATTTTGGCTGTGAATCCTTTACTTTGTGAGTTCCAGCAGGATGATAGAGAAGAATTCAAACGTTTACTTGGAAAGCTTGAAGGTGCATTTCATCGTACTGAAAATTTGTTGGAAGAAATGTTGACAGTGGTTCGGAGTAGACGTGTCATGTCTGCAGCCGAAAAggtactcactttcttctcattcTCAAGCCCACTTTATGTTAGCTACAAACTTTGTTACAAAATcgatgaagtaaagaaaacagtAGATCAGATGCtcttaaaaataaaagaacaaaaaGATGGAACTTTTACTGTGGCttctaaagaagaagaagaggttaTAGGGAGGGACAATGACAAAACAGAGATCATGAAACTTATACTGCACCAACCAGCAAAAATAGATACTGAAGAAGAGAATGTTAGGGTGATTCTTGTTGTTGGCGCTAAAGGAATGGGAAAAACAACCCTTGCTCGAAATGTCTACAATGATGACAAGATTCAACAAACTTTCGATCTGCGTCTATGGGCTTTCACAGGTGATGATTGTAACACGACAAAGATTGTCATGGGGCTTCTTAATAGTGCAGGTGTAGGTGAACCAGCTAATTGTTATCCTGAGATGGATCGGTTGCAGAAGGAACTAAGAAAAGCAATAGACGGAAAGAGATGCTTCATTGTAATGGATGATATGGTAGATGATAGTCATCCTTTTTGGCACAGCTTAAAGGACTTGTTAATGGGTTGTGCGAAGGGTACCTGTGTGTTACTCACTACCTGCAGTGAAAAGGTTGCTAACATAACACGTACGGGTTCTCTTCAATCCTATCATTTGGATCGTTTGACTGAAGAAGACTCTTGGGTTCTTCTCAAAAGAAGAGCTCTTATAAGCGAAAGCCACCCGAACGCCCCAGAGTTCGAGCAAATAGGGAGAGATATTGCAGCAAAATGTGACGGAGTTCCTTTATTTATATGTGTCATCTCAAGTATTCTGCGTCTTAAAGTTGACCTTTATCACTGGCAGGCATTTAATGATGTAGAAAAAATCAATGCAGAACTGAAGAAGTTAGTCTTCCTGTCGGTAGAGAATGGCGAAGAGACCGGAGTTGCAAATGGACCGTGCAAACAAACTCACTCTTTTGTACCTCAAGAAATGTTTATTGGGAGAGATGATGACAAAAAAGAAATCATGGTGAAGTTGTTGGATGGCTACCCTTACTTGGTGGTCATTCCCATTGTGGGCATGGAAGGATTGGGAAAAACAACACTTGCTAAACACATTTTCGATGACGACAAGGTGCAATGTCATTTTGATCTTAAAATCTGGGTGCTTGTCAGTGATATCTTAGATAAGAAAGTAATTGTTGAAAAGATCATTCTTTCTATTACAGGTAATGATCCAAAAGACCTTGACCTTGTGATTGATCAATTGGTAATTCTTCTTCATCTACAAATACAACAAAAGCGGTATCTCCTCGTTCTTGATGATTATTTGATAGAGAATGAAAGCGAATGGCAGGATCTAAGAGACTTGTTATCAGTTGGTGCAAATGGAAGCAGAATTATTATAACTACCCGTAGTAAAGAGGCTGCAAACAATACAGGAGGGAATCAAAAATATGCTTTAAAGAAGCTAGATGAAGATAATTCTTGGTTACTATTTCAGAAAGTTGCCTTTGTGCGTGAAGAACATTCAACCGACCCTCATATTATGAAAATTGGAAAAGAGATAGTGAAAATATGTTGGGGAATCCCTCTCATCATACGGACAATTGGAAGCATATTGTTTTCAAAAAATCCAGAAACTGAGTGGCAGTCATTCCATGAGAAGGAGCTTTCAAAGAAATTAGATGAGGGTGTTTCTGATGTATCAGCAGCTCTTCAGTTGAGTTATGGTCATTTGCCCTATACTTTGCAAGATTGTTTGTCTTACTGTGCTCTTTTTCCTAAAGATTATGAAATTGATGTAGAATCACTCATAACTTTGTGGATGTCGCAGGGCTTTATACAGCCTGAAGAAAAACAACATCCAGAAGACATTGGTTATGATTATTTTATAGATTTACTTCGAAGATCTTTTTTTCAAGAAACTAAGAAAGATGAGCTGGACAAGATAACAAAATGCAAAATGTTAAATGCAATGCATGATTTTGTGAGAAAAGCACATCCGAATGCTTGTGCTACTATACGTTGTGCTACTATACGTTTAAAGGATGACGAATTTGGTGACTCACTTCGCCATCTATCATTCGATTTTCATTTATATTCTTCTTGGCAGATTCCAATTCCAGAAAATAGATCAAAAATGGTTCGGAGTTTTATTTTGCCTAATCAACATCGATGGACTGTTGAAGGGAGATCAAGGGAGTCAGTTTGTGACAAAATTCTGAAACTCGAGATGTTACGGGCGCTGGATTTGCATAACATTGGCATTGAGGTATTGCCAAATTCTATCGGTGAGTTGAAGTTTCTAAGGTATCTTGATCTTTCTCAAAATGTGAATATCAGGGCATTACCAAATTCTATTAGTAGACTGCAAAATTTGCAAACTCTGAAACTCAACCATTGCAGTAATCTCCAAAAATTGTCCAGAGGCATTACCAAGTTAGCCAACTTGAGAAAGCTCGAATGCGAGTCATGCTATTGTTTGACTCAGATGCCACGAGGACTACGTCGACTATCTGAGCTTCGAACATTATCAGAATTTGTGTTGAATAAGGGCACTACCTCTGTCTCAAAACAAAGTGGCAAGCTCGATGAACTAAGTGGTCTAGATTACTTGAGAGGCAAGCTCACAATTAGAAATTTGAGTTTTCGGGAAGAAGATAAGACAGCAGAAGCAAAGTTGGACAAAAAGGAACATCTTACATCCTTAATATTGATCTGGAATGTTGTCGATCCTATTAATCAAGCTTATTGTGAAGAGACACTAGAAGATCTTAAGCCACATCCAAGTCTTAGAGAATTGTCTCTATCTGCTTATGGTGGCATCAAGTTTTCGAGTTGGCTTCCATTGTGTAAGAGCCTTGTCAAATTATCTTTATCGAGATGCAATAGTTGTCAGTGCCTACCGCCAGTGAGCCACTTGCCTAATCTTGAAGTATTGGTAGTAGATGAGTTGATGAAGCTGGAGTACATTTTGGAGGAAACATTGATGACTAACGAATCAACAACATCATTTTCGTCCTTGAAAGAGCTTCGGCTTACTAATTTGCCAGAACTTAAGAGTTGGCGGAAAGAggctgaagaagaagaaactaCATTTACTTGTCTTTCTAAATTAGTTGTTGAGGATTGCCCCAAACTGACTTCCATGCCTCTGTTTCCGTGTCTAGAAGAGCTACTAGTTCTGAAAAACACTAGTTGGGAGCCATTCAAACGGACTTTGGCAGCAAAAGAAGAGAAAGTAATTCCAAGGACATCTGAATTTGAAGCACCATCTTCACCATCAACATCTTTCATAGACCCCCCTCTCTCCAAACTGAAGACACTTCAAATCATTCATATGTCCAAATGTGAAAGGAATATGTGGGAGTTCCTTCGTAGCCTCCGTTCTTTGACTTTTGATCATATCGATGACATTAAAGCTCTCCTTAAAGGACTTAAACAAGTGACTACCCTTCAACAACTCTGTATTTGGCACTGCCACGGATTGATGAAAATTCCCAAGTGGATAAGCAACGGCACATCACTTAAGAAAATTTCAATAAAGGTCTGCCCCAATTTGACAATAGGACCTGATAAACTGAGCCTAATTGCATCCTCAAAAGTGGAGATTGAGCACTGCCCTCAAGTTTCTCACATTGAAAGCATATTAAAAATCTGTACAAGTCCACAAGATAGTTTAAAATCCTCTGTTGGTTGTTACAG GACCGACTAA